The DNA sequence ACTACGCCTTTGTTTCCAAAATTAGAAGTGTTTCCAATCGCCTCATTATTTGCAGGGCGACCATCTACTGGGCTTACAAATGGCTCATAGAATAATAATCTTTCCGTGCCAGAAACCTGACCTACAGGGTGAACTTTTTCTTGCGTGTTCGATCTTTTATCGCCATCCCAGCCAAAAAACATCTGCGCAGCAGTAACAGGTGCATCCTCAGGAACGGTAAGGATCACTTCCGAGTCTGTCTTTTCTTTTAGAGGAAAGGTTACCCCCTCAACAGTAGCCCATTGGAAAGCGGATAATCCCGAGCCACGAATAATAAAATCACTCCCAGGCATAAATCCTGGAGAAACATAAGTAACCGTTCCTTGTGCCATCGCTGAGAAGCTAACTGCAACAAGAAAAAATAGAGCAACTAAATGTTTTGCCCAGCTAAATGGGCGCATTGGTAAGTGTACTTTTTGCATGTCTAAAAAATTATAAGGTTGTGTATATTCGGGCAGATGTGCGATCACACCTGCCTGAATGTTTGTATATATTAAGGGTTCTGATCTGCATCTGAGAGATCAGGGTTACGCTGAATTTCTGCTAATGGAATACGGTAAAGCGTTTCAGGGCCATCCCAGCTAATATCCTGTGCTGAGCGACGAGAGAAGGTATGATAGGCCACCGAAGAATATTTATTTTCGATAATTGCATTATATGCACCCATTCTTTTCCAGTTGAAGAAACGCTCTCCTTCACCCACAAGCTCCAAGGCTCTTTCCAGGGCAATGATTTCCAACAGCTCTGCTGCAGGAGGCGTACTTTCAATTTGTTTCGCTCCACGAAGTTGACGCAAAAGGTTCAGGTCTCTTACGGCTGCTGATGCACCCCCTTCAAGAGCCAAACACTCCATACGGATCAAGAGTAATTCTGCCAGGCGAATAGAAGGCCAATTGACATTATTAGAGCCTTCCAACATGAATTTATTAAAGATGTAAACGGTATCTGCTTCTTGCCCTGGACGTGGATCCATTGGGGTTTCCTTCACAAACGTTCTCAAACGAAGGGTATCGGAATTTTTAAAATCCCCTTGTTCGTTCATGTAATTAAGCATAAACTCCTTGTTCATGAAAATATTTGAAGCCGCCCCTTTGACCAATTCCTTGGCTGTAGACATCAAGTTCAATGGTTCAGAGATCACATAGTTTGCCGTTGTATTTCGAAGGCCACTACCCGCCGCTAATGATGCACTTGTAAACAAATCTGTTACCGTATTGACATCCGGCACTTGCATTGCAGCTGGTGCAATTTCCGGCATATCGACAATCGACCCATAGGAATTACCGATCAGCTTTTCTACCGCTAAACGGGCCTCTTTAATTTTATTCATCTGGAACAAAACTCGCGCTTTCAACGCTCCTGCATCATATTTATTGGCACGATAACGGTAACCAATAAAGTCACTATGTAGCGCACTATTATAAGCCTGAGGAAGAGAATCCATTGCAATTTCCAAATCCTCCAATACTAAGTCGTAAACCTCCTGAACGGAAGCACGGCCACCTGTTGCAAAACCTTCTGCTGGTGCCGTTCTAAGGACAATACCAGGATCTGTGCTTGCTGTATTTGGATCGTATTGCTTACCATAATAGCGAACGAGCATAAAGTTGGTATAGGCTCTGATGAAACGTGACTCCCCTTCAAGGCGGCCACGCTGGCTTGCAAAAACCATATCTACAGGCTTATTATCCTCAGATATTTTGATAATCTGGTTCATTTGGTTGATGGCACTATAGCTATCATTCCAAAGATTGTCATTCCTGAACTCCGTACGGACATAATCATATCGGTTCTGGAAAGCGCCCAAAGTATTGGAATTTTCATCCAAACTTGCTTCACTGTAATCGGAGATCACCAATGCGTCAGGCACGTGGTTTTTCACTACGGCTTGCGCCCAAAATCTATACCCTTCTGCCAGTACCATTTCAAGGTTATAGGTACTTTTTTCGACTTCCGAACCCGGGAATTCTTCCGTCGACAATTTATCGTCGAACTGTACACATCCGCCCAACATGAGCGCTGCACAAAGAAGGCCAAATCCTTTACGTTTCTGATTAAAAAATTTCATATTCCTTCAGATTAAAATTTAAGATTGACACCCAGCTTCAAAGTCATTGCCTGAGGAGGGTTGTTTTTAATAACACCAGGGGCGATGTTTCCAGCCATAGGGCTGAAGTTGGCCTTGGAGTTCATGGCTTCAGGATCCCATCCTGGATAATTTGTGAAGGTTAACAAGTTGGATCCTGTTGCAAAAACACGGATGCCTTCCATACCAATTCGCTTCACGACTTCTTTTGGAATATTGTAACTGATCGTTACGTTTTGCAGACGGATGAAAGATCCATCATAAAGGAAGCGCGTAGAACGGTTCAATCGATCTACCTGCCCTAAGGCTAAAGGATGGTCGTACATCTGCTTTGGCACATTAGTAACGTCACCAGGATTTTGCCATCTTTCATCATATACAAACTGTGGCACATTCGTCAATCTGTTGCCCGCAGCCATATAAGAAGTACGGGTTAGCTCGTCATCATACAGCCAGTTGCCGTAGTTGAGGTAAAAGTTAAATGAAAGGTTAAAACCTTTGTAGGAAACATTGTTATTCCATGAACCTGTGAAGGTTGGCAAACCAGATTTACCATCGATGGTCTGAATCAGCCCTTCCATTTCTGCCTTTGTTGGACGAGAAGGATCAGCAAATTCAAAAGGCAGGCCTGTTGCAGGATCTTCAAACATTTCGTTTCCTGTCTGAGGATCAACACCCAGCCATTTTACCATTTGATAAGAAGCCACACTTCCACCGATCATTGGGAAAGCCAACTGCCCTTCCTGCTCAAGAATTTGAGGATCTACCGCCAGAGACTCTACTCGGTTACGAAGGAAAGCACCATTGATACCCGTGTTCCAACGAACTGCACCACTTTGAATCACATCATACTGGAAAGAGAATTCATAACCCCAGTTTCTGATCTCTCCACTATTGGCAATATATTTTCCGCCACCAGCGGTACCAGGCAAGGTTAAGCTCGCCAAAAGGTCGGTGTTTAATCGATTATAATAAGCCAAATCCCCTTTCAATCGTCCTTCAAACATCTCGAAGTCAATTCCTAAATCAAGGGCGTAAGCACGCTCCCACCCGATACTCTCGGTAGAGCCTTTCAAACGGTTCGGGTTTAAGCCCGGCATTCCAAGGTAAGAGTTGTTCACTAATGTCCAGCTATAGAAAGAGGCATTCTGATCAATCTCCGCATTACCGGAAATACCAAAAGACGATCTCACTTTCAGGTGATTCAGGGTGGTGTTATTTTTCAGGAATGCTTCTTCAGAAATGTTCCAACCTGCAGATGCTGAAGGGAACACTCCCCAACGGTTTTTAACCCCAAAGCGGGAAGAACCATCGGCACGCACACTCATCCCGACCAGGTAGCGAGAATCAAAACCATATTTTGCACGTGCAAAACCGGAATAGAATACTGCGCCCTGACCACCAGATCGCCATTCTACGATTTCCGAAGCGCTACCCACATTTTTCACGGAGTTTGTGCGCGGGAAACCTACCCCTTTAATACTCAAGAATTGCTGATCCTCTACATAAGTCTCAGTACCTCCAGTAATAGAGAAAGCATGTTTTCCAATCTCGTTATTGTATTCTGCAAACAAGTTGGCGTTGGTATTAAAACGTGCCTGCTTCCATGAATCCGCATATCCGCGGTCATCTTCACCACGGCTTTTCAACGATTTGGTGGTAATCAGTGGACTGAACCAAACCTCACGCTGATAACCCGTGTAGTTCACACTTAAATTACTCTCAATTCTCCAGTGCTCATTCACATCGAAGATAAACTGACCAGAGTTGATTGCGGTAAAACTGTTGGAACGATGGTAGAAATAATCATCATCCAAAGTCGTCGCTACGTTAAACAAACTTGTTGGGCGGTAGAAGGTACCATCAGGGTTATGTGTTGGCAATTGCGGTAGTGCGTTACTGACCATATTCAAACCCGTAGGCTGCGTCCAGTTTTGGAACAAAGCTCCTGAACTTCCGGAAACATTCAAGAAATAAATGTTTGTTGGATACTGAGAGTTCTTAACGTTCGAAATTTTGGTATTAATATTCACCTTCATTCGGTCGGTCAATTTGATACCCGTATTTACCGAGAAAGAAAGGCGGTCATTGTCATTCTGATTCAAAATACCCTCGTGCTGATCATAAGAACCATTCAAACGGTAAACGAAACCATCATTACCACCACTCACACTCATAGAAGCATTTCTTGTACTACCCTGACGATAAATCATATCGTACTTATCAGAATCAATCGTACGAGCTACCTCATCGGTATACCATGTTTTTTCGTCTGTATAAGGCAAAACACGCTTGTCCATAGGCGTTTCGGCATTGTTCCAGCCTTCTTCAAGGTTATTCAGCCAGTTATTTGTTCTCAGGTGCGCCAGCTTGTTTGTTGGGCGCGTAATTCCCTCTGAATAATTCACCGTCCATTTTGCTTTTCCTTTTTTACCGGATTTGGTGGTAATCAGGATCACCCCATTCGCACCACGCGAACCGTAGATGGCGGTTGCCTCTGCATCTTTCAGTACCGTCATCGACTCGATATCATCTGGGTTGATGTTGGTCATCGGGTTATAAGAGGTTCCGAAGTTACCTGTCCCATCTGTTGGATAGGAGCTAAATGGCAAACCATCAATTACATATAACGGATTGGAGTTACTACTCAAGGAACCGGTACCACGTACACGGATGTTCACCGCACCACCAACAGCACCACTCGAACCGGTAACATTCACCCCGGCAGCCATTCCCTGCAATCCTTCCTGAAAACTTGAATTGATTTTGTTTCCAAGATCTTTGGCCTCAATGGTATTGTAGTTACCTGTCGCCAATTTTTTTGAAGTTGTACCGTAACCAATAACGATCACCTCCTCCAACGCCTGCACGTCTTCGGCAAGATTCACATTAATTACGGACTGATTTCCCACCTTAATTTCTTGAGGCAAAAAGCCCATAAAAGAAACTGTCAATACTGTTGATCGCGGGTCATTAATACTTAAAGAAAAGGAGCCGTCGAAACTCGTCACTACTCCGTTAGTCGTTCCCTTCACTTTCACCAATGCACCAGGCAAAGGCTCTCCATCTGATTTGGAGGTCACTGTTCCCTTAATTTGGGATTGCGCCATTACTTCTACTCCTAAATGCAAGAGCATAAATAGGATCAGTAATCGACCTCCGAGCTTGTAAAAAAATGTGTCCATATAGTATAAATAGTTTGGGTACACACCTTGCGATGTGCTGTCATTTTCAAAAAATCATATGCGATAATGACAAAAAATTTTTTCCGTATACTTTTTTTTAGCCAAATGACAGCAGAAGACCTCATTTTATTTTTCAAAAGGTTTTTAAGAGGCTCAAAAGATAGGATAAAACACTTACTGACAATGAATTACCGACAAATACCCGACCTTACAAAAACCGCTGAGATTTACTGCTGTTTCTCTCCTATTTACCCAAATAAAAGATTAGAAGTGGCTGAAAATACATGAAAATACCCTTTGAAGGCCGAGTATCGACCATGGTGTGTGGACAATTTAAATAGGTAAGATAATTGTAAAGTTGAATTCATAGTCTGGGGGATGGTTGATGAATAAATGTTTAAAAATAAAAATGGGTGAAAAAATAAGCAACACCCAAAACAGCACAGCTACTTGTGCTACTTTTAATCTAAGTATTAATTAGC is a window from the Persicobacter psychrovividus genome containing:
- a CDS encoding RagB/SusD family nutrient uptake outer membrane protein → MKFFNQKRKGFGLLCAALMLGGCVQFDDKLSTEEFPGSEVEKSTYNLEMVLAEGYRFWAQAVVKNHVPDALVISDYSEASLDENSNTLGAFQNRYDYVRTEFRNDNLWNDSYSAINQMNQIIKISEDNKPVDMVFASQRGRLEGESRFIRAYTNFMLVRYYGKQYDPNTASTDPGIVLRTAPAEGFATGGRASVQEVYDLVLEDLEIAMDSLPQAYNSALHSDFIGYRYRANKYDAGALKARVLFQMNKIKEARLAVEKLIGNSYGSIVDMPEIAPAAMQVPDVNTVTDLFTSASLAAGSGLRNTTANYVISEPLNLMSTAKELVKGAASNIFMNKEFMLNYMNEQGDFKNSDTLRLRTFVKETPMDPRPGQEADTVYIFNKFMLEGSNNVNWPSIRLAELLLIRMECLALEGGASAAVRDLNLLRQLRGAKQIESTPPAAELLEIIALERALELVGEGERFFNWKRMGAYNAIIENKYSSVAYHTFSRRSAQDISWDGPETLYRIPLAEIQRNPDLSDADQNP
- a CDS encoding SusC/RagA family TonB-linked outer membrane protein translates to MDTFFYKLGGRLLILFMLLHLGVEVMAQSQIKGTVTSKSDGEPLPGALVKVKGTTNGVVTSFDGSFSLSINDPRSTVLTVSFMGFLPQEIKVGNQSVINVNLAEDVQALEEVIVIGYGTTSKKLATGNYNTIEAKDLGNKINSSFQEGLQGMAAGVNVTGSSGAVGGAVNIRVRGTGSLSSNSNPLYVIDGLPFSSYPTDGTGNFGTSYNPMTNINPDDIESMTVLKDAEATAIYGSRGANGVILITTKSGKKGKAKWTVNYSEGITRPTNKLAHLRTNNWLNNLEEGWNNAETPMDKRVLPYTDEKTWYTDEVARTIDSDKYDMIYRQGSTRNASMSVSGGNDGFVYRLNGSYDQHEGILNQNDNDRLSFSVNTGIKLTDRMKVNINTKISNVKNSQYPTNIYFLNVSGSSGALFQNWTQPTGLNMVSNALPQLPTHNPDGTFYRPTSLFNVATTLDDDYFYHRSNSFTAINSGQFIFDVNEHWRIESNLSVNYTGYQREVWFSPLITTKSLKSRGEDDRGYADSWKQARFNTNANLFAEYNNEIGKHAFSITGGTETYVEDQQFLSIKGVGFPRTNSVKNVGSASEIVEWRSGGQGAVFYSGFARAKYGFDSRYLVGMSVRADGSSRFGVKNRWGVFPSASAGWNISEEAFLKNNTTLNHLKVRSSFGISGNAEIDQNASFYSWTLVNNSYLGMPGLNPNRLKGSTESIGWERAYALDLGIDFEMFEGRLKGDLAYYNRLNTDLLASLTLPGTAGGGKYIANSGEIRNWGYEFSFQYDVIQSGAVRWNTGINGAFLRNRVESLAVDPQILEQEGQLAFPMIGGSVASYQMVKWLGVDPQTGNEMFEDPATGLPFEFADPSRPTKAEMEGLIQTIDGKSGLPTFTGSWNNNVSYKGFNLSFNFYLNYGNWLYDDELTRTSYMAAGNRLTNVPQFVYDERWQNPGDVTNVPKQMYDHPLALGQVDRLNRSTRFLYDGSFIRLQNVTISYNIPKEVVKRIGMEGIRVFATGSNLLTFTNYPGWDPEAMNSKANFSPMAGNIAPGVIKNNPPQAMTLKLGVNLKF